In Burkholderiales bacterium, a genomic segment contains:
- the mrdA gene encoding penicillin-binding protein 2 has translation MNRTVELRDHQRELYLFQIRLAIAGAVVLIAFALLFVRFVYLQVVQHQYYHLLAEQNRVNVVPVVPNRGVIVDRNGVVLANNFGAYTLEIVPAQVDDIDAVIDELAGLIEITAKDRKRFQKLLEEVPDFSGVPIRTRLNDEEVARFAVERYRFPGVEINARLFRHYPLGEVASHVVGYIGRMSEPDFEALQRQGLAHNYSKSDYIGKVGLEQRYEKELRGITGYEHVETDANGRSVRTLRSILPVSGNNLLLALDAKLQQVAENVFGDFRGALVAIEPATGGVLALVSRPGFDPNLFVEGIEPQHWEALNNSPDHPLNNRALQGVYPPGSTFKPFMALAGLELGKRTPGYTISDPGYFVLGGSGHVFRDWKAGGHGLVNLHDAIVVSCDTYFYGLAHDLGIDAIHQFMGQFGFGKRTGIDIEGEVAGLLPSQQWKQKRFGQRWFPGDTISVGIGQGYNLATPLQLAYATAILANDGRVFRPHIVKQVENSQTGERLTIEPQPIGQVELREQNLRRIREAMIDVTRPGGTAAWAGMNAKYTFAGKTGTAQVFSMKGQVYDERRVHERLRDHALFVAFAPAELPQIAVAVLVENGGHGSSTAAPIARKVIDYYLLGIEPQPVKPAAADEEAEGD, from the coding sequence GTGAACCGAACGGTCGAGCTGAGAGATCATCAGCGCGAGCTGTATCTGTTCCAGATCCGGCTCGCGATCGCCGGCGCAGTGGTGTTGATCGCCTTCGCGCTGCTGTTCGTGCGCTTCGTCTATCTGCAGGTCGTGCAGCACCAGTACTACCACCTGCTTGCAGAGCAGAACCGGGTCAACGTCGTTCCCGTGGTGCCCAATCGCGGAGTGATCGTGGATCGCAACGGAGTGGTACTGGCCAACAACTTCGGCGCCTACACGCTGGAAATCGTTCCGGCCCAGGTAGACGACATCGACGCAGTGATCGACGAACTCGCCGGGCTGATCGAGATCACCGCGAAAGACCGCAAGCGCTTCCAGAAGCTGCTGGAGGAGGTTCCGGACTTCTCCGGCGTGCCGATCCGCACGCGACTGAACGACGAGGAAGTGGCGCGTTTCGCGGTCGAGCGCTACCGTTTTCCGGGCGTCGAGATCAACGCGCGGCTTTTCCGCCACTATCCGCTGGGCGAAGTCGCCTCGCATGTCGTCGGCTACATCGGCCGGATGAGCGAACCCGACTTCGAGGCCCTGCAGCGCCAGGGGCTCGCTCACAACTACAGCAAGTCGGACTATATCGGCAAAGTGGGCCTGGAGCAGCGTTACGAGAAGGAGCTGCGCGGCATCACCGGCTACGAACACGTCGAAACCGACGCCAACGGCCGCTCGGTGCGCACCCTGCGGTCGATCCTGCCAGTGTCGGGCAACAATCTCTTGCTGGCGCTCGACGCCAAGCTGCAGCAGGTGGCCGAGAACGTGTTCGGCGACTTCCGCGGCGCGCTGGTGGCGATCGAGCCCGCCACCGGCGGCGTGCTGGCGCTGGTGTCCCGACCGGGCTTCGATCCGAACCTCTTTGTCGAAGGCATCGAACCGCAGCACTGGGAGGCGCTGAACAACTCGCCCGATCACCCGCTGAACAACCGGGCGCTGCAGGGCGTCTATCCTCCCGGATCGACCTTCAAGCCCTTCATGGCGCTGGCCGGACTGGAACTTGGCAAGCGCACTCCGGGGTACACCATCTCCGACCCAGGCTACTTCGTGCTCGGCGGATCGGGGCACGTGTTCCGCGACTGGAAAGCCGGCGGGCACGGCCTTGTCAACCTGCATGACGCGATCGTGGTGTCCTGCGACACGTATTTCTACGGCCTGGCGCATGATCTGGGTATCGACGCCATCCACCAGTTCATGGGACAGTTCGGCTTCGGCAAGCGCACGGGTATCGACATCGAGGGCGAGGTCGCGGGGTTGCTGCCTTCCCAGCAATGGAAGCAGAAGCGCTTCGGCCAGCGCTGGTTTCCCGGGGATACCATCTCGGTGGGGATCGGGCAGGGCTACAACCTGGCCACGCCGTTGCAGCTAGCGTATGCAACCGCCATTCTGGCCAACGACGGGCGGGTGTTCCGACCGCATATCGTCAAGCAGGTCGAGAACAGTCAGACCGGCGAGCGGCTCACCATCGAGCCGCAGCCGATCGGCCAGGTGGAACTGAGGGAACAGAATCTGCGCCGCATCCGTGAGGCGATGATCGACGTCACGCGCCCTGGGGGCACCGCGGCGTGGGCGGGAATGAATGCAAAATACACCTTTGCCGGCAAGACCGGAACGGCGCAGGTGTTCAGCATGAAGGGGCAGGTCTACGACGAACGTCGGGTGCACGAGCGGTTGCGCGACCACGCGCTGTTCGTCGCTTTTGCGCCGGCCGAGCTGCCGCAGATCGCGGTGGCGGTCCTGGTGGAAAACGGTGGACACGGCAGCAGTACGGCCGCCCCGATCGCCCGCAAGGTGATCGACTACTACCTGCTGGGCATCGAACCGCAACCCGTCAAGCCCGCCGCTGCGGACGAGGAGGCCGAGGGTGATTAA
- the rodA gene encoding rod shape-determining protein RodA produces MVGKHLDRQLLFMVGALLAVGMLTLYSASGGSLDRVAAQFGNALVALLVMWVAANTPLHYLHRIALPVYVVGLVLLVGVAFFGEVVNGARRWLNLGITRIQPSELMKIAVPLMLAWYFDRYEAVLKLRNFVVGAVLLLVPVALIARQPDLGTALLILAAGFYVLFLAGLSWKILAALGVLAAGSLPLLWSYMHDYQRQRVLTLLDPAQDPLGAGYHTIQSTIALGSGGVLGKGWLNGTQAHLDFLPERTTDFIFAVYAEEFGLAGNLVLLILFLLVIGRGLVIAANAPTLFTRLVAGAITLTFFTYVFVNVGMVSGILPVVGVPLPLISYGGTSLVTILFGVGLLMSIHTHRRLVQT; encoded by the coding sequence ATGGTCGGCAAGCACCTCGACCGGCAACTCCTGTTCATGGTTGGCGCGCTGCTCGCCGTGGGCATGCTGACGCTCTACAGCGCTTCGGGAGGGAGTCTAGACCGGGTTGCGGCTCAGTTCGGCAATGCGCTGGTCGCGCTGCTCGTGATGTGGGTCGCCGCCAACACGCCGCTGCACTATCTCCACCGCATCGCGCTGCCGGTCTATGTCGTCGGTCTGGTTCTGCTGGTCGGCGTGGCGTTCTTTGGCGAAGTGGTCAACGGCGCGCGGCGCTGGCTCAATCTCGGCATCACGCGCATCCAACCCTCGGAATTGATGAAGATTGCGGTGCCGCTGATGCTGGCCTGGTACTTCGACCGCTACGAGGCCGTGCTGAAGCTGCGCAACTTCGTAGTGGGGGCGGTGCTGCTGCTGGTCCCCGTCGCCCTGATCGCGCGGCAGCCGGACCTTGGCACGGCGCTGCTCATTCTCGCCGCCGGGTTCTACGTGCTGTTTCTGGCCGGGCTGTCGTGGAAGATCCTGGCGGCGCTCGGGGTGCTCGCCGCCGGCAGCCTGCCGCTGCTCTGGTCTTACATGCACGACTACCAGCGCCAGCGGGTGTTGACTCTGCTCGACCCGGCGCAGGACCCGCTCGGGGCTGGCTACCATACGATTCAGTCCACCATCGCCCTGGGCTCTGGAGGCGTGCTCGGCAAGGGCTGGCTCAACGGCACCCAGGCGCATCTCGATTTCCTGCCCGAGCGCACCACCGATTTCATCTTCGCCGTCTATGCGGAGGAGTTCGGACTGGCCGGCAATCTGGTCCTTCTGATCCTGTTCCTGCTGGTCATCGGCCGCGGGCTGGTCATCGCGGCCAACGCGCCGACCTTGTTCACGCGCCTGGTAGCGGGCGCGATTACCCTGACGTTTTTCACCTACGTCTTCGTCAATGTCGGCATGGTGAGCGGAATCCTGCCCGTCGTCGGAGTGCCGCTGCCCCTGATCTCCTACGGCGGCACTTCCCTGGTGACGATCCTGTTCGGCGTGGGTCTGCTCATGAGCATCCACACTCACCGCAGGCTCGTGCAGACATAG
- a CDS encoding septal ring lytic transglycosylase RlpA family protein: MPKAERRVCGASAVAALCLAVALAACGSVRPRPGGYYLDDGPGANPPAGLDRVPDAVPRAEPINRFASRPYTVLGRTYTPYTELRPYRARGRASWYGRRYHGQRTSLGEIYDMYSMSGAHTLLPLPSYARVTNLENGRSVVVRINDRGPFREDRIVDLSYAAAHRLGFLNRGSALVEVEAIVPGQEQPVSSVAAVTAIAPAPMPITGDAAGVFVQLGAFASPENAAAFARRVRADLSWLRNAPVVHRQGALYKVRTGPYADRESAERDAARMRRALGFSPFLTNP; the protein is encoded by the coding sequence GTGCCGAAAGCCGAACGGCGGGTTTGCGGAGCAAGTGCGGTCGCGGCGCTGTGCCTCGCAGTCGCGCTTGCCGCGTGCGGTTCGGTTCGCCCCCGCCCCGGCGGTTACTACCTCGACGACGGTCCGGGCGCCAACCCTCCGGCCGGTCTCGACCGTGTCCCGGACGCGGTGCCGCGCGCCGAACCGATCAATCGTTTCGCTTCGCGCCCCTACACGGTGCTGGGGCGCACTTATACGCCTTACACGGAGCTGCGGCCCTATCGGGCGCGCGGCCGCGCGAGCTGGTACGGGCGGCGCTATCACGGGCAAAGAACGTCCTTGGGGGAGATCTACGACATGTACTCAATGAGCGGCGCGCACACGCTGCTGCCTTTGCCGAGCTATGCCCGCGTGACCAACCTGGAAAACGGCCGCTCGGTCGTGGTGCGCATCAACGACCGCGGCCCCTTCCGCGAGGACCGCATCGTCGATCTGTCCTACGCTGCGGCACACAGGCTCGGGTTTCTGAACAGGGGCAGTGCGCTGGTGGAAGTCGAAGCCATCGTGCCTGGGCAGGAGCAACCTGTTTCGAGCGTGGCGGCTGTGACCGCGATTGCCCCGGCGCCGATGCCGATCACGGGCGATGCCGCTGGCGTGTTCGTTCAGCTGGGAGCGTTCGCCTCGCCCGAGAATGCGGCGGCGTTTGCGCGGCGCGTGCGCGCAGACCTGTCGTGGCTTCGCAATGCGCCGGTCGTGCATCGCCAAGGCGCTCTATACAAGGTCCGTACCGGTCCCTATGCCGACCGCGAGTCGGCGGAACGCGATGCCGCGCGCATGCGCCGGGCACTGGGCTTCAGTCCCTTCTTGACCAACCCCTGA
- a CDS encoding carbohydrate kinase family protein translates to MRTLICGSVAYDTIMVFHDRFRNHILPDQIHILNVSFLVPDMRREFGGCAGNIAYTLKMLGGDPLVMATVGQDAQPYLYRLEKLRLSQAHLRQVDDTYTAQAFITTDLDDNQITAFHPGAMNHSHLNHVYDARDVGLGIVAPDGREGMLQHAREFHDAGIAFVFDPGQGLPMFGKEELLEFVDRADFVATNDYEAKLLQERTGQSVEALARKVKAFVVTQGAHGSLILAGGREFRIPAVKPTRVVDPTGCGDAYRAGLLYGIANDLDWPTTGRLASLLGSMKIAQRGAQNHQFTPEEVAARYREAFGAAPW, encoded by the coding sequence GTGCGTACTCTGATCTGCGGCTCCGTGGCCTACGACACCATCATGGTGTTCCACGATCGCTTCCGCAACCACATCCTTCCTGACCAGATTCATATCCTGAACGTGTCGTTCCTTGTTCCGGACATGCGCCGCGAATTCGGCGGCTGCGCGGGCAATATCGCCTACACCCTGAAGATGCTGGGCGGCGATCCGCTGGTCATGGCCACCGTCGGGCAGGACGCCCAGCCCTACCTCTACCGCCTGGAAAAACTGCGCCTGTCGCAGGCCCACTTGCGGCAGGTCGACGACACGTATACCGCGCAGGCCTTCATCACCACCGATCTGGACGACAACCAGATCACCGCGTTTCATCCGGGCGCGATGAACCATTCCCATCTGAACCATGTGTACGACGCCCGGGACGTCGGACTGGGCATCGTCGCACCCGACGGGCGCGAAGGCATGTTGCAGCACGCGCGCGAGTTCCACGACGCGGGCATTGCGTTCGTTTTCGATCCGGGCCAGGGGTTGCCGATGTTCGGCAAGGAAGAATTGCTCGAATTCGTGGACCGGGCGGATTTCGTGGCAACCAACGACTACGAAGCGAAGCTGCTGCAGGAGCGTACCGGTCAGAGCGTCGAGGCCCTGGCCAGGAAGGTCAAAGCCTTCGTCGTCACCCAGGGCGCCCACGGCTCGCTCATTCTGGCTGGCGGCCGGGAGTTTCGCATCCCCGCGGTAAAGCCCACCCGTGTGGTGGACCCGACCGGCTGCGGCGACGCCTACCGCGCCGGCCTTCTCTACGGAATCGCCAACGACCTGGATTGGCCCACAACCGGACGGCTTGCCTCGCTGCTCGGATCGATGAAGATCGCGCAGCGCGGCGCGCAGAACCATCAGTTCACCCCGGAAGAAGTCGCCGCGCGCTATCGCGAAGCGTTCGGCGCGGCACCCTGGTAG